In the genome of Anabaena cylindrica PCC 7122, the window TGCTAAAGCCGTACTATCTTTCCCTCCTGAAATACCTAATATGTGTCTAACATTCTTTTGTGCCATGATTATTTTTGAGTGTTGCTTGATGAATGTATCAATATTTATCGAACTTTAGCAAGTATATGAGAGTTATGTGTAGCATTTTTCTGCTTTTATTTGTTTGCATTAAGTTCGTGCAAATTTAGTTTTTATTTAACCAAATACTTCCGTAACAAAATTTTTCCCTGTTCCCCCCATTCCCCAAGCTTCTGCTCAATCTTGTCCATAGCCATAGGTGAAGACTTGGAGCGGCCATTCTCCCAACGGTTAATAGTGCCATAGGTCACGCCTAGATAAGCTCCGAACTGTTCTTGAGTAAGTCCAGTCAACAGGCAGAACTCCCGAATTAGCCCCCCAATTTCGGGTTGTTTGACCACCAATGGTCTTTTTAACATCTGGTTCATTGCCTGATGTAACAAGTGATATACTAGTTAACATTCTAATCACATTCAAGCGTAGTTGCAAACACTTTCTTGGTTTAGTTTCGTTCCTAAATAGATAAACACTGTAATGAAACTTCAGTAAAAATCTAGACACTGCTAATCGAGCTTCAGCATAAATACAGTTGCAATAGTAAGTTTTTTGTGTAAAGTAAACACTAATTCGCTGAAATTATAAAGCATAGCGGCTTCACATACTTAACACTTCCTCATAAATAAACTGTATGGGATGCTTTATGAGAGTGGATATACTGGTCTGTCACTTCATCAAGAATTTATATTTCTTTGGGGTTTTCTTGATCCTCTAATTCATGCAAACGATCGCTGTTTTAGATATTGATAGCATTTCCTGGTTTTGCGGTTACTTGGCTTCTGAAACCAACTGCACCCAAGACAACCAGAAACCCCACCCCATCGGGGAATTATCGGGGTTTTTGGTATGGAACTGTTTCAAGATTTTACACCTTATCCCGGTCGTCGGTTGGTCATTGGTAATACTGAGAAATTTGCTGCTTTACCCCAGGAAACTCAAGATACGGTAAATCAGTTTTTTGAGATTCAGGAAAAGTCTAGCGAGGAATCCCAACGAATTAATCAGGCAATCTTAGAAGAATTAGTAGTTAATCAATATCCCTGATAAATCCACTCGCGCCCTGCCTTCTCTGCTGCTTCTGGGGTATAATAAATCCTCCGTTGCCCAAACACCGAACCACCAGCACTAATTAACCGGAACTGCCAGCAATCCAATTCTGTGTAGAATACCAACAAGGTAACATTCTCAATAATACTAACTAAATGAACTTTGGTAGACATGGTGAGTATGTTTAGCTGTCTACCTTAATCAAAACATATTTACTCAAAAACTATGATCTTTCCTCCCGTTCTTAAGGGAAATTGATGTTATGCCCAAAATCCCAGATTGTAACCGCTGTCTTTTTTACTCACACAACCCTCACCTTATATGTTCTGTTCATCCATCGGGAGTAGAAAGTGATAATTGTATTGATTTTAGGGAAAATATTAGTGCAGAAGTTGAAGAACAATGGCAACCAGAAGGCGTGAGTTATTACAATGGTGAACTAATTTTACAACCATTCCCATTAACAATAGAACAACAATTAGAAATTTTAGATACCCACCCAATGTTTATCGGTTTTTGTCCCCAGTTTTGTTTGTAACTGGAAAGATGATATAGGGCTACTATTTGATTTTTGATAGCGTAGCGTGGCGTAAGCCATACAAGCTGTAAACCTTATCGAAACAACGATTAAGTCTCAGTATAATGAACAAGAATCAAACCGGATTCCTATAGTATCTGATTTGAGGGGTAAATGATAAGCAATAGACATCATTGAATTTTTTCTAAAAAAAACTACATTTGGAAAGATGACACTATGTGACTCTTGGGGGAAAATGGCGAATGATTACCTACGGTTTATTAAGAGATAGTTACACTACACTTCGTGAACGCTAAAATGACTAACACTATTATTGACCAGTTGAAAAAAGCTACAGACGGCTTATTGATGATGAGCGAGTCAGAATATCCGTTTGAAGTAATTTTATGGGAAGAAAAAGAACCTTTAACAACGCCAAAAATCCTCCAATTAAAAAATCATCCTCAAGATTCACCAATAGAGGAAGTTGAATTAGAATATTTCTTTAGAAACTGTGCCTTTGAAAAAGAGTGGCATAACGAAATCCAAAAAGAAGAAGTTAAGAAATTTCAAATACTTCTCCAAAGCCTTAAAAATAACTTAAATGAAATCAAGGTTTATCGAGTAGGTACTATCAGCATCGATGTCTATATTATTGGAAAAACTTCAGATAAAAATTCAGCAGGAATTTCTACAAAAGTTGTGGAAACCTAAACCCCATCTACGTTGAAACCTATAGTTTTTCTATGGCGAAAACTCAAGTTTTCAAGATGGATGGGTATAGTCATAAATTTATAAATCGCTATAAACTACAAAGCTTACCCTAATCTATGGATAGACTTTGTAGTTTTATTTTAATGTTCCAAAACATCTATTTATTCCATCTCAGATTAGAAGCACCTTGAGGCGTTAAACAAATCATATCTGCACCCTGATTTCTGCAAACATTTCCATTTAACTCATAAGGTTTTCCCAAAGAAGGGCGGGGTATAGACTGAGTTTGCTGTTGTTGGCTTTTAACATCAGTAAATTTTTGTTCACGTTTCTCCTGAAAATCACAAAACATACTTACAGTTTTCACACCTTCAGTTGTCATTACCATCGCGCTAGACTCTACATTTTCACAATCAAGTTGATTTGGTTGAATTACCTGAGCTTGAGATGGAGTTGCCAAAAACCAATTATTCAAAAAACATAACAAGAAGAGTAAATTCGTTAATTTGACACTTTTTAACTTGGGCATATTCTGTCTAATGGTAGCGTTGAATATCTTGAGGCTAATTTGTCAGCAATTCTTATTTTAAGGTTTCATGACATTGAAACCCTTACATTCATAGGGTTTTATAATTCTTAACGAATCCGGGTATCGCTGAAATGGCGCAAACTCGTTTCAAAATGAGAATTGCTGCTAATTTGTAAACCTGTCCACAGATGCAGACAGGCTTAATCATTTTTGAAGTTATCGAAACTTACAAATTATCAACTTTGCTGTTGGAATTTCGCCAACACTGATAATTTTATCTAATTTTGGAAATTATCGAAACTTACAAATTATCAACTTGTGCTTCAATTACAGACTGAATAGATGTTGAAACTTGTGAAAGAAAATCATACCCAGTCAAAGATTCAATACTGTCTACAGAAACTCTGTAATTTCTCCAGTCAGCAGTTCTAACCCCTTGGGCATTGGGAATATTAACAGCAATCACTCTTGTAGATGTAGTGACACCAGAAACTCCAGAACCAGGTGTATTGAGAACAACTATAATTTTCCAAGTGCGATTAGGAACTGTAACCTTACCACCAGCAATAGTATTGAATGTGCCATTGCTTCCAGTCCCACCCGTTCCATATCCACCGGAAATTATATAGAGTTCTTTTCCTTGACTGACTAGGGTTCTAGAATAGTCTTCTAAGTTTGCCCAAATCCCCTGATTATTATCGGGTGCTTGAGCAATCATGTTACTCATTAAAAAGGTGCTGGAATTAACTGCAACTGTGCTAGTTCTGTCAGCACTAGGAGTCATGTGACCTCTATCAAATCCGCTACCACTGAAATCTGTACCCTGAACTTGATAACATCCAGAAGGTAAGGTAGTGTCTGCACGAAAATCATCCTGTCTGGGAGTTGAGCCTAGCCACGAGGAGTTTAACTGCCAAGATACCCAATTAGGACGACCCAACGTACAATTGTACCCAACTGCATACTGAGTTTTATTAAGCAAATAATTATCTAAATTGGCAGTTGCCGCACTGCTAGGATTACCCATTGTTAGGTGAGGACTTCCACTACCGCCACCACCACCTGAAGTACCAGAATCAGTGATGCTAATATCATCAATGTTAATTCTGTTAGCAGTTCCATCTGTTTTTTTTACTTGACAGCGAACTGTTCCAGAAATATTTGGTGTAAAGGTTGCTGTGGACAGTGTTGTCGAACTGGTAGTAACTGATGAACCTATTGTTGTCCAGGAACTACCGCTATTTGTTGAACATTGTAAATTCCAAGTGCTGCTACCATCTGTACCATATTTGGCGTGTTTAATGGTAACTGTGCCAGCCCCAGTAGTACGATCAAATTTCATGGAGATCGTACCACTATTGCGAATTCTTGCAGATTGGGTTCCGCTTTTGGCATCACCTGCTAAATTTCCAATTAAGGCATCATTTAAATTCCAAACACCTGTGCTAAGGGTGACATCAGCCGCTGCGTAACTGCCTTTGGAGCCAGATTCAAAACCCTCGATAATAGTTGCACCTTTGGCGCTAAATAGGGTGTTGAAGGTAATTAGTAAAACTATGACTAATCCTGTCAGCCAAGCATTACGATAAATTTTTGTCCAAAAATTCGCTATCATGGGTGTGATTTAACCTGTGTTTGTTCAGTAGTTATCAGTAAATCCACAACTTTGGAATT includes:
- a CDS encoding helix-turn-helix domain-containing protein; its protein translation is MLKRPLVVKQPEIGGLIREFCLLTGLTQEQFGAYLGVTYGTINRWENGRSKSSPMAMDKIEQKLGEWGEQGKILLRKYLVK
- a CDS encoding DNA/RNA non-specific endonuclease; the protein is MIANFWTKIYRNAWLTGLVIVLLITFNTLFSAKGATIIEGFESGSKGSYAAADVTLSTGVWNLNDALIGNLAGDAKSGTQSARIRNSGTISMKFDRTTGAGTVTIKHAKYGTDGSSTWNLQCSTNSGSSWTTIGSSVTTSSTTLSTATFTPNISGTVRCQVKKTDGTANRINIDDISITDSGTSGGGGGSGSPHLTMGNPSSAATANLDNYLLNKTQYAVGYNCTLGRPNWVSWQLNSSWLGSTPRQDDFRADTTLPSGCYQVQGTDFSGSGFDRGHMTPSADRTSTVAVNSSTFLMSNMIAQAPDNNQGIWANLEDYSRTLVSQGKELYIISGGYGTGGTGSNGTFNTIAGGKVTVPNRTWKIIVVLNTPGSGVSGVTTSTRVIAVNIPNAQGVRTADWRNYRVSVDSIESLTGYDFLSQVSTSIQSVIEAQVDNL
- a CDS encoding nuclease A inhibitor family protein, with product MTNTIIDQLKKATDGLLMMSESEYPFEVILWEEKEPLTTPKILQLKNHPQDSPIEEVELEYFFRNCAFEKEWHNEIQKEEVKKFQILLQSLKNNLNEIKVYRVGTISIDVYIIGKTSDKNSAGISTKVVET